The proteins below are encoded in one region of Ferroplasma acidiphilum:
- the lipB gene encoding lipoyl(octanoyl) transferase LipB — MEEKKPVERIYDPGIVGYIEALNFQKKMHALVNEGISGDVFIFLQHPDVYTAGSHYSGDLSNAIKVNRGGYMTYHGPGQLVAYYIVNMKRRNINALGLIKIIQDSIISLLEAYGIDGKPMLNEKTGVWVGDKKICSIGIGIDRFTTMHGMGLNISTDLKKFNVINPCNFSPDIMTSMDNISGIKNDFNSVKEKFIDITKKNFEIEDCERYTSIGDTVTE, encoded by the coding sequence ATGGAGGAAAAGAAGCCAGTAGAAAGAATATACGACCCGGGAATTGTTGGTTATATTGAGGCATTGAATTTCCAGAAAAAAATGCATGCACTGGTTAATGAAGGGATAAGCGGTGATGTTTTTATCTTCCTCCAGCACCCGGATGTGTACACTGCAGGGTCCCATTACAGTGGGGACCTCTCAAACGCGATAAAGGTTAACAGGGGAGGATATATGACATATCATGGCCCCGGACAGCTTGTAGCGTATTATATAGTTAACATGAAAAGAAGGAATATTAACGCCCTGGGGCTAATTAAAATTATACAGGATTCTATAATAAGCCTGCTGGAAGCTTATGGCATAGATGGGAAACCCATGTTAAATGAAAAAACCGGTGTATGGGTAGGCGATAAAAAAATCTGTTCCATAGGCATAGGAATAGACAGGTTTACAACGATGCATGGAATGGGTTTGAATATATCTACTGACCTGAAAAAATTCAATGTAATAAACCCCTGCAATTTTTCCCCGGATATTATGACTTCAATGGATAATATTTCCGGAATCAAAAATGATTTCAACTCTGTAAAGGAAAAATTTATAGATATAACAAAAAAGAATTTTGAAATTGAAGATTGTGAACGTTATACATCTATAGGAGATACGGTTACGGAGTAA